In Pungitius pungitius chromosome 2, fPunPun2.1, whole genome shotgun sequence, a single window of DNA contains:
- the mospd1 gene encoding motile sperm domain-containing protein 1, translated as MQQQHRQPELVEGSLPVFVFPTELIFYADEQTSHKQVLTLYNPYEFALKFKVLCTAPNKYAVVDATGAVKPQCCVDIVIRHRDVRACHYGVYDKFRLQVSEQSQRKALGHKVVMATLRPSASQEPPSPRVQDEERRIKEHLAVSEFFEQTACQTESRPAAGGPSLLTVLLGLVCMAALMLPTLGEQESTVPVYLHLSINKKLVAAYVLGLLTMVILRT; from the exons atgcagcagcagcatcgacAGCCTGAGCTGGTGGAAGGAAGccttcctgtgtttgtgttccccACTGAGCTCATCTTCTACGCTGATGAGCAGACGTCTCACAAGCAGGTGCTCACCCTCTACAACCCGTATGAGTTCGCCCTCAAGTTTAAAG TGCTGTGTACAGCGCCAAACAAATACGCTGTGGTTGATGCCACTGGAGCGGTCAAGCCACAGTGTTGTGTCGACat AGTAATCCGACACAGGGATGTGCGTGCGTGCCATTACGGGGTGTACGACAAGTTCCGACTGCAAGTGTCGGAGCAGAGTCAGCGAAAAGCCCTGGGCCACAAAGTGGTGATGGCGACGCTGCGCCCCTCAGCGTCCCAGGAGCCCCCCAGCCCCCGGGTTCAAGATGAGGAGCGTAGAATCAAAGAGCATCTTGCAGTCAGCGAGTTTTTCGAGCAGACAGCATGTCAGACAG AGAGCCGTCCTGCCGCCGGGGGCCCCAGCCTGCTGACGGTGCTGCTTGGGCTGGTGTGTATGGCCGCCCTGATGCTCCCGACCCTCGGGGAGCAAGAATCTACTGTGCCTGTCTACCTCCACTTGAGTATTAACAAGAAACTTGTAGCTGCTTATGTTCTCg GTCTTCTTACGATGGTCATCCTACGCACATGA